One region of Leptospira bandrabouensis genomic DNA includes:
- a CDS encoding methyl-accepting chemotaxis protein, with protein sequence MNQISLIRKLTIAIEAPLYLLIFPYFINFCLFASSFEIDTVIKLGILGTLLSLVPLVIGILLRNKRLKELLNFTKTSDPNTLTDLKKRLLEHPHWEGRVILIRWTVSIFGFSILAVTFLGLPWKEVFALPYACVMLSPIIYLAFYFQTEVYLSSVLKAKELSAVFLDETKIRIFGVFKRNLFTMIAVALLPMLTFGYYLFLILFTEFRSQYWFYQMPIVFIMMVVIIIYAAYVGSKSLKEDIDNLNNSIEKLSKGELSETIPQLSATNLSHTITKLNLFMESLRQYFRKAKDEAFSLLETSKVILDKGNVIDSQVSSEKTKLDSTFESVNHIKNLSRATYERVLSQKEKTNFLATELTRVTNEMADLSEKAEELAQNTAHSIGTVQIAKDAIQSAFEKVEVMNQMSENIKATISIVEDISDRVNLLSLNASIEAARAGTMGRGFAVVAGEVSRLADETAKNIEEIKRVVKLSQVASKESLESMKEIISTNEDVKSKFEEISRVVQMFGHTSETGSENVKSLNKLVGEFLRDADQITEEMKLQTGYTEDSNSNLQELWENHSKISTTFKEISEEANHLKVVSDSMEKIVSRFRF encoded by the coding sequence ATGAATCAAATCTCACTCATCCGGAAATTGACTATTGCGATTGAAGCTCCTTTATACTTATTAATTTTTCCTTACTTTATCAATTTTTGTTTATTTGCTTCTAGTTTTGAAATAGATACTGTTATCAAACTTGGAATTTTAGGAACACTGCTTTCTTTAGTTCCTTTGGTGATTGGCATTTTACTTCGAAACAAAAGACTTAAAGAATTATTGAACTTCACAAAAACTTCAGATCCAAATACACTCACAGATTTAAAAAAGAGACTATTGGAACATCCGCATTGGGAAGGTAGGGTGATTCTCATTCGGTGGACCGTTTCCATTTTTGGATTTTCTATATTGGCGGTTACTTTCCTTGGTCTTCCTTGGAAGGAGGTTTTCGCCTTACCGTATGCCTGTGTTATGCTTTCGCCTATTATCTATTTAGCTTTTTATTTTCAAACAGAAGTTTATTTGAGTTCAGTTCTAAAAGCAAAAGAATTATCAGCAGTTTTTTTAGATGAAACAAAAATTAGAATTTTTGGAGTTTTTAAGAGAAACTTATTTACCATGATTGCGGTGGCACTTTTGCCAATGTTGACATTTGGTTATTATTTATTTCTAATTTTATTTACAGAATTCAGATCACAATACTGGTTTTATCAGATGCCCATCGTTTTTATCATGATGGTAGTAATTATTATTTATGCCGCTTACGTGGGAAGTAAATCCTTAAAGGAAGATATTGATAATTTAAACAATTCTATTGAAAAATTATCCAAGGGAGAGTTGTCTGAGACAATTCCTCAGCTTTCTGCAACAAACCTAAGTCATACGATTACAAAATTAAATTTATTTATGGAGTCGTTACGCCAATACTTCAGGAAAGCTAAGGATGAGGCTTTCTCTCTTTTGGAAACATCCAAGGTAATATTGGATAAGGGTAACGTCATTGATTCGCAGGTTAGTTCAGAAAAAACCAAACTAGACTCTACATTTGAGTCGGTAAATCACATCAAAAATCTTTCCAGGGCAACTTATGAACGTGTTCTTTCTCAAAAAGAAAAAACGAACTTTTTGGCAACGGAACTCACTCGAGTTACTAATGAGATGGCAGACCTTTCTGAAAAGGCAGAGGAGTTGGCTCAAAACACAGCACATTCGATTGGAACAGTGCAAATAGCAAAGGATGCCATTCAATCTGCTTTTGAAAAGGTAGAGGTAATGAACCAAATGAGTGAGAATATTAAAGCCACCATTTCTATCGTAGAAGATATTTCTGACCGTGTAAATTTGTTATCTCTCAATGCATCGATTGAAGCCGCAAGGGCAGGCACTATGGGGCGTGGTTTTGCTGTGGTGGCAGGAGAGGTTTCTCGCCTAGCAGATGAAACTGCAAAAAATATCGAAGAGATTAAACGAGTGGTAAAATTGTCGCAAGTGGCTTCAAAAGAGAGTTTGGAATCCATGAAAGAAATCATTTCTACCAATGAAGATGTAAAATCTAAGTTTGAAGAAATTTCTAGAGTCGTCCAGATGTTTGGACATACCAGCGAAACCGGCTCTGAAAATGTAAAATCCTTAAATAAACTAGTGGGTGAGTTTCTACGAGATGCGGACCAAATCACCGAGGAAATGAAATTGCAAACTGGCTATACCGAAGACTCCAATTCCAACTTACAGGAGTTATGGGAAAATCACTCTAAAATATCCACTACATTTAAAGAAATTTCGGAAGAGGCCAATCATCTAAAGGTAGTCTCAGATTCGATGGAAAAAATTGTTTCTAGGTTTCGGTTTTAG